TATATCACCCTCCAAATCTTTGACAAATGTATCTTTATTTTATATTGAAATAAGAATAATTTCAAAAGCTTAGCTTATATAAGCTAATTTTATGAACAAAATAACACCAGTAGTTTTTACTACTACTGGTGTTTTCACACACATATTATTCAAAAGGTAGCTCGATTATAAAGTTTGTTCCTACGTCTAATTTGCTTGTTACTAGAATGGAACCGTTATGCAATTCTACAATTTCTTTAGCAACAGCTAGCCCGATACCTTTTCCTCCAGTAGCTCTTGTTCTGGATTTATCAACACGATAAAAACGATCAAAAATATGCGGAATATCTCCTTCAGGAATACCTTCTCCTTCATCTTGTACACTTATTGTAAAAGAATTTGTTTCTGCGAGTACGCGTATCGTAATAGTAGTGTTTTCTAGTGAGTGTTGATAAGCATTGTGTAATAAATTTAACATAACTTGTTCCATACGTCTTTCGTCTATGCAAACTTCTAAATCATCTTTGCAATATACATGAAGTTGCATTTGTTTATTTGTTAATGTTGTTTTTGTTTTTTCAACCATTCGTTCTAAAAATGGTCTAAGAAGTACTTTTTGTTTTTTTATAACAAACTGGTGTTGTTCTAATTGCACCAGCATAAATAAATCTTGGACGAGATCGGTTACACTATCTGTTTCATCCTCGATGATTTGCAAGTATTCTTCACGCTCTTCTTTCGTTAAAGAGTCTCTCTTTGCCACTTTCGCATAACCTTTCATATAGGTTAATGGAGTTAATAATTCATGAGCAACACTAGCGAGAAACTCACCTCTTTCTTTTTTCATATAAGTCAGTTCACTGGATAAATCCTCAATCGTTTTTGCTAAGCTTCCAAGTTCATCATTCCGTTTAATACCCAATTGAATTGGCTTATTTAATTTTGACATTTTTTCTGTTGCCCTCTTCATTTTGATAAGTGGTTCTGTAATGACACGAGAAAAAATAAAGACAGAAATAGTCGTTAAAATAATCGTCAAAACACTAATAATAAGAAATTGCTTCATGAGTTTAAGTAACATGTTTTCTAAGAAAGATGTTTTTAATAACATATATAACTTTCCTTGAAACTCTGTTGTGTGAATTGGGCTTACCGTTGTAATGAATTTTGATTTTTTCCAGTTCTTTTCGACAATTAATCCGTCTTTGGGGATAGGTTCTGTTTTACAAGTAAGTTGCTTTTGCATCGCCTTTGTTACGGGTTCTGAAGTGGAAATGATTTTTCCATTATTGTCCGTTATAATGATTGCTATGTCAGAGTTAGAAATTGATTCTGATTCAACTAAGTGTTCAGCCTCATCCGCGATATCGAAATCTGGGTATATAGGACGATTAGGATTTTTATTGTATTCAGTGCGTTCGATGTTTTTCTTTTCTTGAGCATGTGCACTCCACTTAGCACGTCTTGTAATTTTGTTACTATAGCGATTACCTTTTTCTAAAAGAGCGAGTGTTTCCTCTTCAATGCGCATTTTGGAAATACTTTTGTAAAAAGATACGAAAGCAATTGTTTCAATGCATAAAGCTAATATTAAAAAGTATGTCCCGATTTTAAGTGAAAGTTTACTCATTTTCTCACCATACCTTATTCATAATAAAGGGTCAGTGGTATACTAGTTTCCACTGACCGAAGTGATTATTCACTTTTCCATTTATATCCGACCTTATAAACAGTTTCTAAGTAATTTTCAACTGGAAATCCTTTTTTCCGTAATTTATCGCGGATATTACGAATATGTGAATCGATTGTTCTATATTCAATATCTGTTTCATAGCCCCAAATTTTCTCGATTAAATCATCTCGGCTATAAGCACGGTTTGTATTTTGTAAAAATAGTCCAAGTAACGAAAACTCGATAGGTGTTAGTGAGATTTTCTCATCATAAACTGTGACAGTATGTTTCGTTTTATCCCACTCAATACCATTGAAGCTGACAAATCCATCTTTCTTTGTACGACGTAATATAGCCTCGATTCTTGCGACTAATACATGTTCATCAAATGGTTTTGTAATATAGTCATCTGCGCCCATAGTAAGACCTTTCACCATATCGTAATTTTGATTACGAGCTGTTAGCATTATAATTGGAACGTTGGAGATTTGC
This genomic window from Bacillus anthracis str. Vollum contains:
- a CDS encoding sensor histidine kinase; amino-acid sequence: MSKLSLKIGTYFLILALCIETIAFVSFYKSISKMRIEEETLALLEKGNRYSNKITRRAKWSAHAQEKKNIERTEYNKNPNRPIYPDFDIADEAEHLVESESISNSDIAIIITDNNGKIISTSEPVTKAMQKQLTCKTEPIPKDGLIVEKNWKKSKFITTVSPIHTTEFQGKLYMLLKTSFLENMLLKLMKQFLIISVLTIILTTISVFIFSRVITEPLIKMKRATEKMSKLNKPIQLGIKRNDELGSLAKTIEDLSSELTYMKKERGEFLASVAHELLTPLTYMKGYAKVAKRDSLTKEEREEYLQIIEDETDSVTDLVQDLFMLVQLEQHQFVIKKQKVLLRPFLERMVEKTKTTLTNKQMQLHVYCKDDLEVCIDERRMEQVMLNLLHNAYQHSLENTTITIRVLAETNSFTISVQDEGEGIPEGDIPHIFDRFYRVDKSRTRATGGKGIGLAVAKEIVELHNGSILVTSKLDVGTNFIIELPFE
- a CDS encoding response regulator transcription factor, which produces MVKILLVDDEERMLRLLDLFLSPRGYFCMKATSGLEALKLIEQKDFDIILLDVMMPNMDGWDTCYQIRQISNVPIIMLTARNQNYDMVKGLTMGADDYITKPFDEHVLVARIEAILRRTKKDGFVSFNGIEWDKTKHTVTVYDEKISLTPIEFSLLGLFLQNTNRAYSRDDLIEKIWGYETDIEYRTIDSHIRNIRDKLRKKGFPVENYLETVYKVGYKWKSE